The following proteins are encoded in a genomic region of Gemmatimonadaceae bacterium:
- a CDS encoding polysaccharide biosynthesis/export family protein: MLTLPASVLRRCRRATLGAAAALLAACAPPSGAPFVWANDYVARDPSAADAQYVVGVGDLLAVQVFDNDKISGRGRVRSDGKLSLPLVSDVLVAGKTPAQVAADVQKALKDGNFVLNPRVNVVVEDVLPVKVTVLGAVSRAGNYAVEPGSGVAEALAGAGGLTEFAHKDRIFVLRKVPTAVRIRFTFASLTEMGPASRFRLQQGDIVVVE; the protein is encoded by the coding sequence ATGCTGACCCTGCCCGCTTCCGTCCTCCGGCGCTGCCGCCGCGCCACGCTCGGCGCGGCCGCCGCGCTGCTCGCCGCCTGTGCACCGCCGTCCGGCGCCCCGTTCGTGTGGGCGAACGACTACGTCGCCCGCGATCCCAGCGCCGCCGATGCCCAGTACGTCGTTGGTGTCGGCGACCTGCTGGCCGTGCAGGTGTTCGACAACGACAAGATCTCCGGGCGGGGGCGTGTGCGCAGCGACGGCAAGCTCTCGCTGCCGCTGGTCAGTGACGTCCTCGTGGCCGGGAAGACGCCGGCGCAGGTGGCGGCCGACGTCCAGAAGGCCCTGAAGGACGGCAACTTCGTGCTCAACCCCCGCGTGAACGTGGTGGTGGAGGACGTGCTGCCGGTGAAGGTCACCGTGCTCGGTGCCGTCTCGCGCGCGGGGAACTACGCCGTGGAACCCGGGAGTGGCGTCGCCGAGGCGCTGGCCGGTGCCGGCGGCCTGACCGAGTTCGCACACAAGGACCGGATCTTCGTGCTCCGCAAGGTGCCGACGGCGGTCCGGATCCGTTTCACGTTCGCGTCCCTGACCGAGATGGGCCCGGCGAGCCGATTCCGGCTGCAGCAGGGTGACATCGTCGTGGTCGAGTAG
- a CDS encoding O-antigen ligase family protein — protein MAAPSASERPAAPLAGPWLIAFIASVVLSLVLLLLTSGNPILAATPLIIVAVVYLFTALPLRVPLLVLLFLASLADSLPIAVPIKASGGVEIIGVSTELFNAVSWAPPLYPLYAVLFENLNKVLPIEALRFSAVDLLYILSLLLVLVRVAFRIRVDRLDRQPATTALHLVMGGVLLGAVWLEVWGVGLRGGDFRQSLWQFRQLFWLPTVTMLFAYAFRDIRDFNRAINLLITAVCIKLVFVVWFYFTVARPGHFEPATITSHYDSILFTVTIVALVARYLHAPGTKNLVLLGTIGTWVLLGIVLNNRRLAFVSLGASLFVVFIMLRGPMKKMLLRVMLYASPLVVAYVVVGQAGNSRIFKPAKLVTSVIRQDDRSSSTRDVENYNLLVTLKRVKLLGNGWGHEYIEAVRGDDISEAFPQYKYQAHNSVLWLWTVGGLVGFSLLWMPLCLGIFLARRAYIFARAPADRAAAAIAVSMVITYMIQAWGDLGTQHLNSTLVLGIALATAAKLAVSTGAMPAKLRFVGVRRPESRVQAQAHVAFTPGQE, from the coding sequence ATGGCTGCACCTTCGGCATCCGAACGCCCGGCGGCACCACTCGCCGGGCCCTGGCTCATCGCGTTCATCGCGTCGGTCGTGCTGTCGCTGGTGCTGCTGCTGCTGACCTCGGGCAACCCGATCCTCGCGGCCACCCCGCTGATCATCGTGGCGGTGGTGTACCTGTTCACGGCGCTGCCGCTGCGGGTGCCGCTGCTCGTGCTGCTCTTCCTCGCCAGCCTGGCCGACTCCCTGCCGATCGCCGTGCCGATCAAGGCCAGTGGCGGCGTCGAGATCATCGGTGTCTCCACGGAGCTCTTCAACGCCGTGTCGTGGGCGCCGCCGCTGTACCCGTTGTACGCGGTCCTGTTCGAGAACCTGAACAAGGTGCTGCCGATCGAGGCGCTGCGCTTCTCGGCCGTCGACCTGCTCTACATCCTGTCACTGCTGCTGGTGCTGGTGCGGGTGGCCTTCCGGATCCGGGTCGACCGGCTCGACCGCCAGCCGGCGACGACGGCGCTGCATCTCGTGATGGGCGGGGTGCTGCTCGGCGCCGTGTGGCTGGAGGTGTGGGGCGTGGGCCTGCGCGGTGGCGACTTCCGCCAGTCGCTCTGGCAGTTCCGGCAGCTCTTCTGGCTGCCCACCGTCACGATGCTCTTCGCGTATGCCTTCCGGGACATCCGCGACTTCAACCGCGCGATCAACCTCCTCATCACGGCCGTCTGCATCAAGCTGGTGTTCGTGGTCTGGTTCTACTTCACCGTCGCGCGCCCGGGCCACTTCGAGCCCGCCACGATCACCAGCCATTACGACTCGATCCTGTTCACGGTGACGATCGTGGCGCTGGTGGCACGCTACCTCCATGCCCCGGGCACGAAGAACCTCGTGCTCCTGGGCACGATCGGGACGTGGGTGCTGCTCGGCATCGTGCTCAACAACCGGCGGCTGGCGTTCGTGAGCCTCGGGGCGAGCCTGTTCGTGGTGTTCATCATGCTGCGTGGCCCGATGAAGAAGATGCTGCTGCGCGTGATGCTCTATGCCTCACCGCTGGTGGTGGCGTACGTGGTGGTCGGGCAGGCGGGCAACAGCCGCATCTTCAAGCCCGCCAAGCTGGTGACGTCGGTCATCAGGCAGGACGACCGGTCCAGCTCCACCCGTGACGTCGAGAACTACAACCTCCTCGTCACCCTCAAGCGCGTGAAGCTGCTGGGCAACGGGTGGGGGCACGAGTACATCGAGGCGGTGCGGGGCGACGACATCTCGGAGGCGTTCCCGCAGTACAAGTACCAGGCGCACAACAGCGTGCTCTGGCTCTGGACCGTCGGCGGACTGGTCGGGTTCTCTCTGCTCTGGATGCCGCTCTGCCTCGGCATCTTCCTCGCGCGCCGGGCGTACATCTTCGCCCGCGCGCCGGCCGATCGCGCGGCGGCGGCGATCGCGGTGTCGATGGTGATCACGTACATGATCCAGGCCTGGGGTGACCTTGGCACGCAGCACCTCAACTCCACGCTCGTCCTCGGCATCGCGCTCGCGACCGCGGCCAAGCTGGCGGTGAGCACGGGGGCCATGCCGGCGAAACTGCGCTTCGTCGGCGTGCGGCGCCCGGAGTCGCGTGTCCAGGCGCAGGCCCACGTGGCGTTCACGCCGGGCCAGGAGTGA
- a CDS encoding NDP-sugar synthase, whose amino-acid sequence MPTLPFMPLDPFVATQEGGPARTDAPATLPARADASAAGIAGIVLAGSHHWGDGVFERVLRGPLLPVAHTPLIEYPLQWLRDAGIRSAILCANSATRSLKSVLGETSGETLRLGYFEDSEPRGPAGCARDAALMTEAERFVVIEGTIVPTLDFDAMLAAHRASGAAATVVVEFDRRRRGMASGIRRQPAGIYVFERSALLSVAEHGYQDIKEGLLGRLSASGANAAMHEVRGLSAKVLDYSSYAAVSRWLVSRAIERPSFLAHYDRVGDGLHHPTAVVHPTARLVGPVLLAAGARVEQHAVIVGPASIGQRSIIGAGALVSRSFIWDDCVVGEESIVDSSVLADRCHVLSGERVKSATQLPEQFGHVEPGGAMRAPATELLPDVDTSTERLRRGFGGTVAADRDRASAP is encoded by the coding sequence GTGCCGACGTTGCCGTTCATGCCGCTCGATCCGTTCGTTGCCACGCAGGAAGGGGGGCCCGCGCGCACCGACGCGCCTGCGACCCTTCCCGCGCGCGCGGACGCGAGTGCGGCAGGCATCGCCGGAATCGTGCTCGCCGGCTCCCATCACTGGGGCGACGGCGTCTTCGAGCGGGTGCTCCGCGGTCCGCTCCTGCCGGTCGCCCATACCCCCCTCATCGAATACCCGCTCCAGTGGCTGCGGGATGCGGGCATCCGGTCGGCGATCCTCTGCGCCAACAGCGCTACCCGGTCGCTGAAATCGGTGCTGGGTGAGACCAGTGGCGAGACGCTGCGCCTGGGGTATTTCGAGGACTCGGAGCCCCGCGGCCCCGCCGGCTGCGCCCGCGACGCGGCGCTGATGACCGAGGCGGAGCGGTTCGTGGTGATCGAGGGCACGATCGTGCCGACCCTCGACTTCGACGCGATGCTGGCGGCACACCGCGCCTCGGGCGCCGCGGCCACCGTCGTGGTGGAGTTCGACCGGCGGCGGCGTGGCATGGCGAGCGGGATCCGTCGGCAGCCGGCCGGCATCTACGTCTTCGAGCGCAGCGCCCTGCTGTCGGTGGCGGAGCACGGCTACCAGGACATCAAGGAGGGCCTCCTCGGCCGTCTCAGTGCCTCGGGGGCCAACGCCGCGATGCACGAGGTGCGCGGCCTCTCGGCGAAGGTGCTGGACTACTCGAGTTATGCGGCCGTGAGCCGCTGGCTGGTCTCGCGTGCGATCGAGCGGCCGTCCTTCCTGGCGCACTACGACCGCGTCGGCGACGGGCTGCACCACCCGACGGCGGTGGTGCACCCGACGGCGCGGCTGGTGGGCCCGGTGCTGCTGGCCGCCGGGGCGCGCGTGGAGCAGCACGCGGTGATCGTCGGCCCGGCCTCGATCGGGCAGCGCTCCATCATCGGCGCCGGTGCGCTGGTCTCGCGCTCGTTCATCTGGGACGATTGCGTGGTGGGTGAGGAGTCGATCGTCGATTCGTCGGTGCTCGCCGACCGCTGCCACGTGCTCTCGGGAGAACGCGTGAAGAGTGCGACGCAGCTTCCCGAGCAGTTCGGGCACGTCGAGCCCGGCGGCGCGATGCGCGCGCCGGCGACTGAGTTGCTGCCCGATGTCGACACGAGCACGGAGCGCCTGCGTCGCGGCTTCGGCGGCACGGTCGCGGCCGACCGCGACCGGGCGTCCGCGCCATGA
- a CDS encoding sugar transferase, whose product MSIVPVLLDLHPPYVGPDANGSSLLLLPVAEDVLLREMLASVQRVTAHRPIVLAAFEPDDEYARRIREACPDVDAITSVSRFAATIDRFAPSDSFLFVSPLCYPADGIDLRPLSGAVVNDARMVRHLVAFEAPTLHTKELVQADDDGRVRRIQRYFEPVTWPFPSGVLASMVPVACAQVALPLTLSSLEDLRMQLSSSGIPNQDVPFHGDCFDLADEAGALALSERRVGALAPQRDAARGRPATSAGSRRAASALVHPEARLVGPVVLGEDVEIEAGALIVGPSCIGTGARIAANAVVAQCLVLPGASVTAGTTVRHRVVSGDSRHAAARSGQRRNHAPHLVAVPEGSRRTVPTYVAAKAAVEPVLALLALVALSPLLLLMALMVKLTSRGPVFYGDSREGKDARPFTCWKFRSMLTNADMMQRALAEQQQMDGPQFKMDHDPRVTRAGYWLRRLNVDELPQLWNVVRGEMSLVGPRPSPFRENQICVPWRNGRLSVRPGITGLWQVCRKDRATGDFHQWIHYDLLYVRNVSFRLDMMILGATLLTLGGRKPVPLRLMLGKRKPVRGRRYPVPEPTRFRSPADSLSGSAAR is encoded by the coding sequence ATGAGCATCGTCCCGGTCCTCCTCGACCTGCACCCGCCATACGTCGGTCCCGATGCGAACGGCAGTTCGCTGCTGCTGCTCCCGGTGGCCGAGGACGTGCTCCTGCGCGAGATGCTGGCGAGCGTGCAGCGGGTGACGGCGCACCGGCCGATCGTGCTCGCGGCCTTCGAGCCCGACGACGAGTACGCGCGGCGCATCCGCGAGGCGTGTCCCGACGTCGACGCGATCACGAGTGTGTCGCGCTTCGCGGCGACCATCGACCGGTTCGCGCCCTCGGACTCGTTCCTCTTCGTGTCGCCGCTCTGCTACCCGGCCGACGGCATCGACCTCCGGCCGCTCTCGGGCGCGGTGGTGAACGACGCGCGCATGGTGCGCCACCTGGTGGCGTTCGAGGCGCCGACGCTGCACACGAAGGAGCTGGTGCAGGCCGACGACGACGGCCGCGTGCGGCGCATCCAGCGCTACTTCGAGCCGGTGACCTGGCCGTTCCCGTCGGGCGTGCTGGCCTCGATGGTCCCGGTGGCGTGCGCGCAGGTGGCGCTGCCGCTGACGCTGTCGTCGCTCGAGGACCTCCGGATGCAACTCTCGTCGAGCGGCATCCCGAACCAGGACGTGCCGTTCCACGGCGACTGCTTCGACCTGGCCGACGAAGCGGGTGCATTGGCCCTGAGCGAGCGGCGCGTGGGTGCACTCGCGCCGCAGCGCGATGCGGCCCGCGGCCGCCCGGCGACCAGCGCAGGATCGCGGCGCGCCGCCAGTGCGCTGGTCCATCCCGAGGCCCGCCTCGTGGGGCCGGTGGTGCTGGGTGAGGACGTGGAGATCGAGGCGGGGGCGCTCATCGTCGGGCCGTCGTGCATCGGCACCGGGGCGCGGATCGCGGCGAACGCCGTCGTGGCGCAGTGCCTCGTGCTGCCCGGCGCGAGCGTGACGGCCGGCACGACGGTGCGCCACCGCGTGGTGAGCGGTGACTCGCGTCACGCGGCCGCGCGCAGCGGCCAGCGGCGCAACCACGCCCCGCACCTCGTCGCGGTGCCGGAGGGGTCGCGACGCACCGTGCCGACGTACGTGGCCGCCAAGGCCGCGGTGGAACCGGTCCTGGCACTGCTCGCCCTCGTCGCGCTGTCGCCGTTGCTGCTGCTGATGGCGCTGATGGTGAAGCTCACGTCGCGCGGTCCGGTGTTCTACGGCGACTCGCGCGAGGGCAAGGACGCGCGACCGTTCACCTGCTGGAAGTTCCGCAGCATGCTCACCAACGCCGACATGATGCAGCGCGCGCTGGCCGAGCAGCAGCAGATGGACGGCCCGCAGTTCAAGATGGACCACGACCCCCGCGTGACGCGGGCCGGCTACTGGCTGCGGCGCCTGAATGTCGACGAGCTGCCCCAGCTCTGGAACGTGGTGCGGGGCGAGATGAGCCTCGTCGGGCCGCGGCCGTCGCCGTTCCGGGAGAACCAGATCTGCGTGCCGTGGCGCAACGGCCGGCTGTCGGTGCGTCCGGGCATCACCGGCCTCTGGCAGGTGTGCCGGAAGGACCGCGCGACTGGCGACTTCCACCAGTGGATCCACTACGACCTGCTCTACGTGCGCAACGTGTCGTTCCGCCTGGACATGATGATCCTCGGCGCGACGCTGCTCACCCTCGGAGGCCGCAAGCCGGTGCCGCTGCGGCTCATGCTCGGAAAGCGGAAGCCGGTGCGCGGGCGCCGGTATCCGGTGCCGGAGCCGACGCGTTTCCGGTCCCCCGCGGACAGCCTCAGCGGCTCGGCGGCACGATGA
- a CDS encoding acyltransferase → MLVVNPRAAVGRFKRYLGVLRARHVLRGCRCGALVVALGDIDVRAEGEIRVGDRVQLAAGMFATSLHCGPGATLDIGALTFLSYGVSIRAKHHVQVGRRCQIASMVLIRDENELSAGPVRIGDDVWLAYGVIVEPGVTIGEGSVVSAGSVVRDDVPPFSLAQGNPATWVPLRDRRTGDAS, encoded by the coding sequence ATGCTGGTCGTCAACCCGCGCGCCGCCGTGGGCCGTTTCAAGCGCTACCTCGGCGTGCTCCGGGCCCGCCACGTGCTGCGTGGCTGCCGGTGCGGTGCGCTCGTGGTCGCGCTCGGCGACATCGACGTGCGCGCCGAGGGTGAGATCCGCGTCGGCGACCGGGTGCAGCTCGCGGCCGGCATGTTCGCGACCTCGCTGCACTGCGGGCCGGGCGCCACCCTCGACATCGGTGCGCTCACGTTCCTCAGCTACGGTGTCTCGATCCGTGCGAAGCATCACGTGCAGGTCGGCCGCCGCTGCCAGATTGCCTCGATGGTGCTCATTCGTGACGAGAACGAGTTGAGCGCGGGGCCGGTCCGCATCGGCGACGATGTCTGGCTCGCATACGGCGTGATCGTCGAACCCGGTGTCACCATCGGTGAGGGGAGCGTGGTCTCGGCGGGCAGCGTGGTGCGCGATGACGTGCCGCCATTCTCGCTCGCGCAGGGAAACCCCGCCACCTGGGTGCCGCTGCGCGACCGGCGCACCGGCGACGCCTCGTGA
- a CDS encoding FkbM family methyltransferase, producing MVKTTVKKLLTSVGIFDALRYGPAYEIFLTVFRPEQVRGRASEVAFYRRILGTIPTGATIFDVGGNRGFKSEVFVQLVPKVICVEPDRSNVEILRKKFRGTPAVTVVDCAVGAAEGELMFNVIEAGSAYNTLSTKWVESLGQADGSSRPVLTLSDQYPVTVVTLDSLIAKYGTPHYIKIDVEGFELEVMRGLSRPVPFISFELNLPDFRGEGVEIAERLASIMPGVRFNYCSEAAADAFSSAQDLKSAAWLDVRAMCDLISTTSAPYLEVYARNA from the coding sequence ATGGTCAAGACCACCGTCAAGAAACTGCTGACCTCCGTCGGCATCTTCGACGCGCTGCGCTACGGGCCGGCTTACGAGATCTTCCTCACGGTGTTCCGGCCCGAACAGGTGCGTGGCCGTGCCAGCGAGGTGGCCTTCTACCGGCGCATCCTCGGGACGATCCCGACCGGCGCGACGATCTTCGACGTCGGCGGGAACCGCGGGTTCAAGAGCGAAGTCTTCGTGCAGCTGGTGCCGAAGGTGATCTGCGTGGAACCTGACCGCTCCAACGTCGAGATCCTCCGGAAGAAGTTCCGCGGCACACCGGCCGTCACGGTGGTGGACTGCGCCGTCGGCGCGGCCGAGGGCGAGCTGATGTTCAACGTGATCGAGGCCGGCTCGGCCTACAACACGCTGAGCACGAAGTGGGTGGAATCGCTGGGCCAGGCGGACGGGAGCTCGCGGCCGGTGCTGACGCTCTCCGACCAGTACCCGGTCACCGTCGTGACGCTCGACAGCCTGATCGCGAAGTACGGCACGCCTCACTACATCAAGATCGACGTGGAAGGGTTCGAGCTCGAGGTGATGCGCGGCTTGTCGCGCCCGGTGCCGTTCATCTCGTTCGAGCTGAACCTGCCCGACTTCCGGGGCGAGGGGGTCGAGATCGCGGAACGGCTGGCGTCGATCATGCCGGGCGTGCGCTTCAACTACTGCTCCGAGGCCGCCGCGGACGCCTTCTCCTCGGCGCAGGACCTGAAGAGCGCCGCGTGGCTGGACGTGCGGGCGATGTGCGACCTGATCTCGACCACGTCCGCGCCGTACCTCGAGGTCTACGCACGCAATGCGTGA
- a CDS encoding glycosyltransferase codes for MKLLFVSVDFPIPADRGLRMRTLTQLRLLAGLEGLESITLLSLRNLDVPQAAIDTLHAELPCVRTEAPVFQPIHMRRHPETLPRLLALRFLRRVPYIVGKCDNAAMRALLVRHLRTGDYDVVYLGSLGMATYLADVRRHAPRARVVLEQHNVEWEIFDRLAESFGARMRSVVRWEARSVRAYEARILRRMDAVIAISQLDAQAFRSLAGVEAIVIPPFIEPRAPRTERVDTPSLVYVGVLGWQPNVQGLDWFCREVWPLVRAQVPDATLDIAGGGLPRDEHGAPVMPPHWRLPGIRALGFVEDLDTVYRTTIGLVAPVIGGSGVRMKLLEAFSAGMPTVTTTDGAAGLHVTDGTELLVADAPAAFAERVVRLLRDRDLRDRLRRSGHAYLTANHSAVVGRTRLAAALGLPAPSAEHVDPAVPAGH; via the coding sequence GTGAAGCTGTTGTTCGTCTCGGTGGACTTCCCGATCCCGGCGGATCGGGGGCTGCGCATGCGCACCCTCACCCAGCTCCGCCTCCTGGCCGGGCTCGAGGGACTCGAGAGCATCACGCTCCTCTCGCTCCGCAACCTGGACGTCCCGCAGGCGGCGATCGACACGCTGCATGCCGAGCTGCCGTGCGTCCGCACCGAAGCCCCGGTGTTCCAGCCGATCCACATGCGCCGCCACCCGGAGACCCTGCCCCGGCTGCTGGCGCTGCGGTTCCTGCGCCGCGTGCCGTACATCGTCGGCAAGTGTGACAACGCCGCGATGCGCGCGTTGCTCGTGCGCCACCTGCGCACCGGCGACTACGACGTGGTCTACCTGGGCTCGCTCGGCATGGCCACCTACCTCGCGGATGTGCGCCGTCACGCCCCGCGCGCGCGCGTGGTGCTCGAGCAGCACAACGTGGAGTGGGAGATCTTCGATCGCCTGGCGGAGAGCTTCGGTGCGCGCATGCGCAGCGTGGTGCGCTGGGAGGCGCGCAGCGTGCGGGCATACGAGGCCCGCATCCTCCGGCGCATGGATGCCGTCATCGCCATTTCGCAGCTCGATGCGCAGGCCTTCCGCTCGCTGGCCGGCGTGGAGGCGATCGTCATCCCGCCGTTCATCGAGCCACGTGCCCCGCGCACGGAACGGGTCGACACACCGTCGCTCGTGTACGTGGGCGTGCTCGGATGGCAGCCGAACGTGCAGGGCCTCGACTGGTTCTGCCGCGAGGTGTGGCCGCTGGTGCGCGCGCAGGTGCCCGATGCCACGCTCGACATCGCCGGCGGGGGGCTGCCACGCGACGAGCACGGCGCGCCGGTGATGCCGCCGCACTGGCGGCTGCCGGGGATCCGCGCCCTCGGCTTCGTGGAGGACCTCGACACGGTGTACCGGACGACGATCGGCCTCGTGGCGCCGGTGATCGGCGGCAGCGGCGTCAGGATGAAGCTGCTCGAGGCGTTCAGTGCGGGCATGCCGACGGTCACGACGACCGATGGTGCGGCCGGGCTGCATGTCACCGACGGCACCGAGTTGCTGGTCGCGGACGCGCCGGCCGCCTTCGCCGAGCGCGTCGTGCGGCTGCTGCGCGACCGCGACCTGCGCGACCGGCTGCGGCGCAGCGGGCATGCGTACCTCACCGCCAACCACTCGGCGGTGGTCGGGCGCACCCGCCTCGCGGCCGCGCTCGGCCTCCCGGCACCATCGGCGGAGCACGTGGACCCGGCCGTGCCGGCCGGTCACTGA
- a CDS encoding acyltransferase, which produces MTAGGTAGLPPAPSHGGRRLAFPDALRGLAALWVVLFHFGAGRQLSQLQAALPDALDRAIFGAGHFGVPIFFVLSGFVIALSIGDDAVDAGYVGRFALRRAIRLDLPYWGAIAIGVAALEFKRAVTGAANVPTVTVGQVVAHMFYLQEFLGLPGINPVFWTLTNEVQFYLLFCILLGLAHTLRRAPEDRRSQHALFALAAVAAVAWPLVRWLHVRGLAMANWHGFLLGAFVAWSLSGTMRTRWFAAFAAAMTGVWVLTGDSFTLVCVLTATGMLLVGRAGHLGDWCDTAPLQFLGRVSYSLYLLHVPVSGAAFHVLRPLLAGTAARELLAMVLVLAVNLAVAQLFWWGVERPSTALARRLRKR; this is translated from the coding sequence GTGACGGCAGGCGGCACGGCGGGTCTCCCACCCGCCCCCTCGCACGGCGGGCGCCGGCTGGCGTTCCCGGACGCGCTGCGAGGCCTCGCGGCCCTGTGGGTGGTGCTCTTTCACTTCGGCGCGGGTCGGCAGCTGTCGCAACTCCAGGCCGCGCTGCCCGACGCCCTCGACCGTGCGATCTTCGGCGCCGGACATTTCGGCGTGCCGATCTTCTTCGTGCTCAGCGGGTTCGTCATCGCACTCTCCATCGGTGACGATGCGGTGGATGCAGGATACGTGGGCCGGTTTGCCCTCCGGCGGGCGATCCGGCTCGACCTGCCCTACTGGGGGGCGATCGCGATCGGGGTGGCCGCGCTGGAGTTCAAGCGCGCCGTCACCGGTGCCGCCAACGTGCCGACGGTCACCGTCGGGCAGGTCGTCGCCCACATGTTCTACCTGCAGGAGTTCCTCGGCCTGCCGGGGATCAACCCCGTCTTCTGGACGCTCACGAACGAGGTCCAGTTCTACCTCCTCTTCTGCATCCTGCTCGGCCTTGCGCATACCCTGCGGCGCGCGCCGGAGGACCGTCGGTCGCAGCATGCGCTGTTCGCCCTCGCCGCGGTGGCGGCGGTCGCCTGGCCGCTCGTGCGATGGCTGCACGTCCGCGGCCTGGCGATGGCCAACTGGCACGGCTTCCTGCTCGGGGCCTTCGTGGCCTGGTCGCTCAGTGGCACGATGCGCACGCGCTGGTTCGCGGCGTTCGCGGCAGCCATGACCGGTGTCTGGGTCCTGACCGGTGACAGCTTCACGCTCGTGTGCGTCCTCACGGCGACGGGCATGCTGCTCGTCGGCCGTGCCGGCCACCTTGGCGACTGGTGCGACACCGCGCCGCTGCAGTTTCTCGGCAGGGTGTCGTACAGCCTGTACCTGCTCCACGTGCCCGTGAGTGGCGCAGCGTTTCACGTCCTGCGGCCGTTGCTCGCCGGCACGGCGGCGCGTGAGCTCCTCGCCATGGTGCTGGTGCTGGCCGTCAACCTAGCCGTGGCGCAGCTCTTCTGGTGGGGCGTCGAACGACCCAGCACCGCCCTCGCCCGGCGCCTGCGCAAGCGCTGA
- a CDS encoding glycosyltransferase, which translates to MPTAADVILLLLALPVLLATGYLACLTLLSARGTPPAPDESTVFDVIVPAHNEAAGIAATVASLRALSYPAERFRILVIADNCTDDTAERARAAGATVLERRHATERGKGYALAHAYAASAAHGQASAVVVVDADTSVSPNLLTAFSARFVAGAEAVQAEYGVRNANASWRTRLMVIALTMFHTVRSLGRERLGLSCGLRGNGMGFTAALLQRVPPRAFSIVEDVEYGIALGLAGTRVVHVPEAEVRGDMPASAAASRSQRERWEGGRLALIREHVPRLVAAAREAGRVPLDLAADLLVPPLTTLGAITGAGLLAALVALSRGAAGGMAVIPWMLATAALAAYVVRGAVLSGTGPRAVLDLLWAPVFAVWKLTLLLKPTRRSGEWVRTTRSDEI; encoded by the coding sequence GTGCCGACCGCTGCCGACGTCATCCTGCTGCTGCTGGCGCTGCCGGTGCTGCTCGCGACGGGGTACCTCGCCTGCCTCACGCTGCTCTCCGCGCGCGGGACGCCGCCGGCGCCGGACGAGTCGACCGTCTTCGACGTGATCGTGCCGGCGCACAACGAGGCGGCCGGGATCGCCGCCACGGTCGCGAGCCTGCGGGCACTGTCGTACCCGGCGGAACGGTTCCGCATCCTGGTCATCGCCGACAACTGCACCGACGACACGGCTGAGCGGGCCCGCGCGGCGGGAGCCACCGTGCTCGAGCGCCGCCACGCGACGGAGCGGGGCAAGGGCTATGCCCTGGCCCATGCGTATGCCGCGTCCGCCGCCCACGGCCAGGCCTCTGCCGTGGTCGTGGTGGACGCCGACACGAGCGTCTCGCCGAACCTGCTCACCGCCTTCAGTGCGCGATTCGTGGCGGGTGCCGAGGCGGTGCAGGCCGAGTACGGCGTGCGCAATGCCAACGCGTCGTGGCGCACGCGGCTGATGGTCATCGCGCTCACGATGTTCCACACTGTCCGCTCGCTCGGCCGCGAACGCCTCGGCCTGTCGTGCGGGCTGCGTGGCAACGGAATGGGATTCACCGCCGCGCTCCTCCAGCGGGTGCCGCCGCGCGCGTTCTCGATCGTCGAGGACGTGGAGTACGGCATCGCACTCGGACTGGCCGGCACCCGGGTCGTCCACGTGCCGGAGGCGGAGGTGCGCGGGGACATGCCCGCGTCGGCAGCCGCCTCCCGGTCGCAACGCGAGCGCTGGGAAGGGGGCCGGCTGGCGCTGATCCGGGAACATGTGCCGAGGCTGGTCGCCGCTGCGCGTGAGGCCGGTCGCGTGCCGCTGGACCTGGCCGCCGACCTGCTGGTCCCCCCGCTGACGACCCTCGGCGCGATCACCGGTGCCGGCCTGCTGGCGGCGCTCGTCGCGCTGTCCCGTGGCGCGGCAGGGGGGATGGCCGTCATTCCCTGGATGCTGGCCACGGCGGCCCTCGCCGCCTACGTGGTCCGCGGTGCGGTGTTGTCCGGAACCGGCCCGCGGGCCGTGCTCGACCTGCTGTGGGCACCGGTCTTCGCCGTCTGGAAGCTCACCTTGCTCCTCAAGCCCACCCGTCGCTCCGGCGAATGGGTGCGCACCACGCGTTCGGACGAGATATGA